The window AAGACACAATGCATACCTGCAGACAGGGCACCATCTGACAGTGTTCAAAATGTATGCAGAACCAGCGCTGATGGTGAGAAAGCCTTGGTTTCAGAAAGCAGAGTTATCACTAACAAACTAGCAACTGCTGCAGGGCCTAATTCTGAGCCTGTGGTGAGGGAGAAGGTCTACTTCAACAAGAAAGCTTTGCCGAAACCAGCCCCACCTCCTTCCAGcaaggaaaacacagacaatgaGGAAAGATCCAGCACCAGAATGCCTCCTGTAGGAATGAGCCACCAAGCTGTGAAAAGAAGGGATCCTTACACTTCCCCTTTGTTCAGAGCGCCAGTGGAGGTGTGCCAGGTACGCTCTACCTTGAGGGAGAGATGTCTGGATCGGGACATCCTTAGAGCCACTGTCACCTTGCAGCAGCCTGTGGAGCTGAATGGAGAGGATGAGCTGGTATTCACTGTGGTGGAGGAGCTATCTATAGGCAGTATTGTAGAGAAGGGTCGCCCATCCAGCATTATCAGCTTTAACAGTGACTGCTCCCTTCAGGCCCTGGCCTCTGGTTCCCGACCTGTCAgcatcatcagcagcatcaaTGATGAATTTGATGCATACACATCAGCTGTGGGAGGTTCAGAGGTGAACGTTGCAGCGGTCCCACCCCTCCAGGAGGGAGCAATGGAGTGTATAGATAGCAGGGGTTCATCTATCAGCTCTTGGCTGAGTGAGGTTAGTGTCTGCACCTTGGAGAGTGAAGGGGCTCCTTCTACGGACGTCTTCCTTCCACAGGCCAAACACATGGGACCAGAGGCCACCTTTTACTTCGATTCTCTGGATATGTTCCACTGTGTATCCTCTCCTAGAGATGCCAAGAACTCCTTAAATGACAGTGGATTTAGTTTTTCTGAACTAGACAGTGATAGTGCAGCCTCAAGCAAACTATCCTTGACAAAGTGCCCCCCATCTCCGGAATCAGCCAAAGGCTCCCTCAGATTCACACCTAAAATAACTAAAGCTCATTCACTTAGCTCCTCCCAACTTCCACAGGGCCCCTCCATAGTCCACTCTAGTCTTCCCAGGAAGATTAAACCTACCTCATCCATCTCTcatagtagcagcagtagcagcagcagcagtagagaACCACCAAGGCAAGAGGCTAAGCAGGAGGATCCTTGGCAGCGCAGTGACAACCATTCAGGACCTCAGTTTTCTGACACGGGCAGCACCAGCAAATTTCTCAGAAATCCCCCGAGTGGCATCCCTTCCAGCAAGACatccaacaacaacagtgtACCTCGCCCACCCAAGGTGCAGGGGTCTACCTCATCCCAGAGGGTGGTCGATGGCTGTGAGAAGTCAGCCAGTAACAATCCACCCAGCAAAATGCCTCAGCTGAGACGAGGTGCCACCACCCTAGGAACAGTGCCCGTCATCCATTCCTCCACAGACTACAAGGGAACCCAAGATTTTATTGCATCTACCACGAGCCTTAAATTCTCCTCTCTGGGGAAAAACAACAAGGCTAACTCACAGAAAGCGAGCAATCTCCCTAAACCTGGTTGCACTTCACCACCCCCCCCACCGGTGAGAAAGTCCAGTCTTGACCATAAGACTAAGACCCTGCTGCCCCAAAGTGCCTTAAAGTCAGCATATGGGGAGGCAGGGAGGGCCTCTGGAGCAAGGGCAGCTGTATCAGAGGATGAGCTTGAGGTACGTCACAGAGTAGACTCTACCAGTTTCAAAACCTCCAGCCTCAACACAGCCAAAGTTACCTCCAGCCTGAAGGCCAGAGGGCCTAGAGGAGAGGCTGGGCAATATTATGGCAGTCAAATGTCCCTGGAAAGGTGTGAAAGCCTGTCTTTATCGGGCTCCAGATCTGCACTTAGTAGGGAGAATAGTGGGGCAAGTCTGGGCAGCAGCAATGGCAAATCCAGTAAATCCATTCCGAGATTTGGTATTCCTAATTCATCCAGCTCTCCTATAGCTACCTGCCCATCATCCCCAAGTGGAGGAAGTCTTAACAGACCTGGTCAGGTAAAAGCTTCTGTAAATCCCAGAGCATTAGGAACAGTCAATGGTAATAAGGCACGCTCACTGTCAGCCAACAACTCCAAGGGACTAAGCTCCTCCACCAAATCTTTGGCCACTCCTGTGACCAGAAATACCAATGCCAACCTTCCTCCATCAGGACGGACATCAGCTCCTCGAaccactgctgctgtcagcagTAAGCCTGGGAGAGGAACTATTATGGGCACAAAGCAGGCCATGAGGGCTGCCAACAGCCGTGTGAGCGAACTGGCAACAGGCAACATATCAGGCAAACATGTGAGAGGTTCAGGAGATTCAGACAGCGGGAATGACAGCGGGGTGAACGTGAGTGATGACAAATCGCCCATAGCCATGCTGCCCTCTCCATACAGCAAAATTACAGCACCTAGGCGGCCTCAACGCTACAGCAGCGGCCATGGCAGTGACAACAGTAGTGTGTTGAGCGGGGAGCTGCCTCCAGCTATGGGCCGCACAGCTCTTTTCTACCACAGTGGTGGCAGCAGCGGATATGAAAGCATGATCCGCGACAGTGAAGCCACAGGCAGTGCTTCCTCTGCCCACGACTCTATGAGCGAGAGCGGCATGTCATCTTCAGGCAGAACAAGGAGCTCCAAGTATCCCAAGAAGAGAGCAAATGGTGAGAAACTAATTTGGGTTTTGGGGTTTTACACGTACCAATGCAGATATAGGTAATATTCACAAATATTATGAATACATCATACTGGTACTAGAAGTGTATGTGAGATCTATCAAACAGTGCTTGCTCGTGAAGCTACACACATTGAAATAGCATCCAGAAATGAATGCTTTCTCCTAGGAAATGAGCCATATAGCGGTTCTAACTTCATGTATCCATTCTCATTACATTCACGAATTGGTATTTTCTCTTCTCCTGAATCAGCAGCATACATTATTCATACATATAGTGGAAAATGATAATGAATGTTTCAAACAAGACGACTTCGAACTGTATGATGATCAAATAAGATGAATTGaacatcatcagcagcagtgaCCTGGTCCAGGTTTTTGTTGCCTTGTATATATAACCATTTGAATTCATGTGCGTTAAACCAACCTTTTGAATTTATTCGGGCTGTGTATACAAAATAGCAATGAAACCCTTATAAATATGCAATCACCACAACTTGGCTGGCCTTTGTAAAGCCTTGCATAACTTTACATCTCAGAGTGAGACTCATACATATTTACTCATAAATCCCAGCAAATACTACTATTGTATGTCACCAACGTAACCGTGTGTTGGTAGGCTTCCAGAGAAGACGGCTTATCCCCGCACCCCTGCCAGACACCTCTTCCCTGGGGAAGAAGGCAGGCACAGCAGGCCAGTGGGTGGACTTGCCTCCTATGTCAGGACCGTTGAAGGAGCCTTTTGAGATCAAAGTGTATGAGATCGATGATGTTGAGCGACTCCAGAGGCGGCGTCAGGAAGAAACCACAGAGGTGAGCAGAGGGTCACTCCCGACTTGTTCTACATGATGGTTCATCGTGATGAACTTGTTGTAGATAATGTAATGTCTGGGTCAAGGTCTCGTAAATCCCACTTGCTATGCCCCAGCAATATTTTGCATGTGCGACACTGATGCCCAAGATATGCCACATTGACTTGCGCTGTGGGAATGTCCTAGCTCACTCCTTCCcagtttctttttaaagaacAAGACAAGAATGATATGTCTCAGACGTCTGACCTTCAGTCAGCTCAGTGGCAAATCCCAGAGTTAAAATGTCTGTATTCAGATTCCCAGAGCTTGGTATTTTGGCAGCGATCCTCGAGAATGTCACAAGTTCAGGAGGCAATTACTGACATGGGTTAATTGGTTTGGATATGAGTGATGACTTGACTTACtgctgatggtggtggtgatgttgGGGGgaggtaaaaatgaaaaagaagatgGTATGAGAAGATTGGTCAGGGAATGTGTGATGAATGCAAGGGCACCCAGCACCAGCCCAAATCAGCACTCCGCTAGCAATCATCACTGGCCGCCTGATCGCTTTTTATAGCTGACTCCTTTTCTGTGGATCATTAACTGCTCTCACAAGTTCGGTGCAGCCAGACAGGGATTTGTTAAGAGAAGATATTAAATCAGCTAGATGGTGGTTTGATTTACTTTCAATTAGGAAAAAATGATCTTTAACTTTTCTCTCCCAGCCATAACTGCCTGAATGACAAAATTGCTTTTCTGTGACTTTCCCTCACTATTTTGAAATTAGTATTGGAGTCTTGTATATGTGCAGCAGTAGCtgtgtctacagtatgtgtgtatattaacATActgttcacatactgtacacacatactatattctattaaaaaaaattctgtctTGTTTAACATGCTAACTTGCTATAATCTGTGTCCCCCTATCTTGTCTTCAGCAACCATTCCAGGATGTTGACAAGGTGAGCTAATTTTTCATAGTGACTGAGGTTTAATTATTAGCAGCACAGGCTGTTTTACAGTAGTTGCATAACCATAATCATAACTCAGCCCACAATGGAGGaaaaatgattttttccccccaaaaccTGAACAATTCCCATATTTacagcactttttaaaattactaAGTTTTTATTTGGTTGTATTgcatttgattatttaaaaatttcAGTACACTCT is drawn from Siniperca chuatsi isolate FFG_IHB_CAS linkage group LG15, ASM2008510v1, whole genome shotgun sequence and contains these coding sequences:
- the kif26ab gene encoding kinesin-like protein KIF26A isoform X4, with amino-acid sequence MAALPTTSFLPQPARFTVSSSPVHAKQLSKGQPVAHSVLPLGEQHRVPGWSQSPSVSSGPKTSVQVTVAGGQLSGSLSSVTIQAQQYLEGMWSISRVNTYLPQPKPAQGLMGEVDRDVTALEAPVTTMTTCTSSTSSSSTLTPCRLRSSSQPGLPAPITNISTSPSPSSSAAASFFIRAAQKLNLSSKRKKHQPSLLHPQEPSIYPTNFSGILQVSPPPAPPCLLRAVSKVKENPGMGKVKVMMRICPSLEAADSSESQSFLKVDSRKKQLTLYDPASSPHSSSGHRRSATVAVPKIFAFDAVFTQDASQAEVCSGTVAEVIQSVVNGADGCIFCFGQVKLGKTYTMIGKDSSTQSLGIVPCAISWLFKLINERKEKTGTRFSVRVSAVEIFGKDEELKDLLSEVSTGSVQEGQSPGIHLREDPICGTQLQNQSELRAPTAEKAAFFLDAAIAARSTSRPSADEEERRNSHMLFTLHIYQYRMEKSGKGGMSGGRSRLHLIDLGSCEKVLSKSRDGGGGLCLSLNALGNVIMALANGAKHVPYRDSKLTMLLRESLGNINCRTTMITHISDSPTNYADSLTTIQLASRIHRMRKKKSKYASSSSGGESSCEEGRIRRPPHLRPFHPRTVALDPDLPSMLSDPDYSSSSEQSCDTVIYVGPGGTAISDRELSDNEGPPAFVPIIPSLNKKKSAKEGPLDRDQFFKCNTFAELQERLECIDGSEEPTAFVGEGKRSQASPKTDKSKESQGSVSPKTVANISFTQEGISPKQSPKSVATQPSCSPNTKSKLDNAKTQCIPADRAPSDSVQNVCRTSADGEKALVSESRVITNKLATAAGPNSEPVVREKVYFNKKALPKPAPPPSSKENTDNEERSSTRMPPVGMSHQAVKRRDPYTSPLFRAPVEVCQVRSTLRERCLDRDILRATVTLQQPVELNGEDELVFTVVEELSIGSIVEKGRPSSIISFNSDCSLQALASGSRPVSIISSINDEFDAYTSAVGGSEVNVAAVPPLQEGAMECIDSRGSSISSWLSEVSVCTLESEGAPSTDVFLPQAKHMGPEATFYFDSLDMFHCVSSPRDAKNSLNDSGFSFSELDSDSAASSKLSLTKCPPSPESAKGSLRFTPKITKAHSLSSSQLPQGPSIVHSSLPRKIKPTSSISHSSSSSSSSSREPPRQEAKQEDPWQRSDNHSGPQFSDTGSTSKFLRNPPSGIPSSKTSNNNSVPRPPKVQGSTSSQRVVDGCEKSASNNPPSKMPQLRRGATTLGTVPVIHSSTDYKGTQDFIASTTSLKFSSLGKNNKANSQKASNLPKPGCTSPPPPPVRKSSLDHKTKTLLPQSALKSAYGEAGRASGARAAVSEDELEVRHRVDSTSFKTSSLNTAKVTSSLKARGPRGEAGQYYGSQMSLERCESLSLSGSRSALSRENSGASLGSSNGKSSKSIPRFGIPNSSSSPIATCPSSPSGGSLNRPGQVKASVNPRALGTVNGNKARSLSANNSKGLSSSTKSLATPVTRNTNANLPPSGRTSAPRTTAAVSSKPGRGTIMGTKQAMRAANSRVSELATGNISGKHVRGSGDSDSGNDSGVNVSDDKSPIAMLPSPYSKITAPRRPQRYSSGHGSDNSSVLSGELPPAMGRTALFYHSGGSSGYESMIRDSEATGSASSAHDSMSESGMSSSGRTRSSKYPKKRANGFQRRRLIPAPLPDTSSLGKKAGTAGQWVDLPPMSGPLKEPFEIKVYEIDDVERLQRRRQEETTEQPFQDVDKGLQYFNSKLKMLERRQQQVRELRAKHEVLLEELEDTKARLMMDPSKWIGEFEVDQNLDKESPEYLEALAQATEELEFCVNLCKSRVMMVTCFDISMQTPGAQEGLCEVEV
- the kif26ab gene encoding kinesin-like protein KIF26A isoform X5; protein product: MVVHCRPAAAAQADGTNGCRHATADRVAAPAKAMKGLQPVDKPRCESIQGLSGAVQAEVLMEIQPGLAASGIYSRAAQKLNLSSKRKKHQPSLLHPQEPSIYPTNFSGILQVSPPPAPPCLLRAVSKVKENPGMGKVKVMMRICPSLEAADSSESQSFLKVDSRKKQLTLYDPASSPHSSSGHRRSATVAVPKIFAFDAVFTQDASQAEVCSGTVAEVIQSVVNGADGCIFCFGQVKLGKTYTMIGKDSSTQSLGIVPCAISWLFKLINERKEKTGTRFSVRVSAVEIFGKDEELKDLLSEVSTGSVQEGQSPGIHLREDPICGTQLQNQSELRAPTAEKAAFFLDAAIAARSTSRPSADEEERRNSHMLFTLHIYQYRMEKSGKGGMSGGRSRLHLIDLGSCEKVLSKSRDGGGGLCLSLNALGNVIMALANGAKHVPYRDSKLTMLLRESLGNINCRTTMITHISDSPTNYADSLTTIQLASRIHRMRKKKSKYASSSSGGESSCEEGRIRRPPHLRPFHPRTVALDPDLPSMLSDPDYSSSSEQSCDTVIYVGPGGTAISDRELSDNEGPPAFVPIIPSLNKKKSAKEGPLDRDQFFKCNTFAELQERLECIDGSEEPTAFVGEGKRSQASPKTDKSKESQGSVSPKTVANISFTQEGISPKQSPKSVATQPSCSPNTKSKLDNAKTQCIPADRAPSDSVQNVCRTSADGEKALVSESRVITNKLATAAGPNSEPVVREKVYFNKKALPKPAPPPSSKENTDNEERSSTRMPPVGMSHQAVKRRDPYTSPLFRAPVEVCQVRSTLRERCLDRDILRATVTLQQPVELNGEDELVFTVVEELSIGSIVEKGRPSSIISFNSDCSLQALASGSRPVSIISSINDEFDAYTSAVGGSEVNVAAVPPLQEGAMECIDSRGSSISSWLSEVSVCTLESEGAPSTDVFLPQAKHMGPEATFYFDSLDMFHCVSSPRDAKNSLNDSGFSFSELDSDSAASSKLSLTKCPPSPESAKGSLRFTPKITKAHSLSSSQLPQGPSIVHSSLPRKIKPTSSISHSSSSSSSSSREPPRQEAKQEDPWQRSDNHSGPQFSDTGSTSKFLRNPPSGIPSSKTSNNNSVPRPPKVQGSTSSQRVVDGCEKSASNNPPSKMPQLRRGATTLGTVPVIHSSTDYKGTQDFIASTTSLKFSSLGKNNKANSQKASNLPKPGCTSPPPPPVRKSSLDHKTKTLLPQSALKSAYGEAGRASGARAAVSEDELEVRHRVDSTSFKTSSLNTAKVTSSLKARGPRGEAGQYYGSQMSLERCESLSLSGSRSALSRENSGASLGSSNGKSSKSIPRFGIPNSSSSPIATCPSSPSGGSLNRPGQVKASVNPRALGTVNGNKARSLSANNSKGLSSSTKSLATPVTRNTNANLPPSGRTSAPRTTAAVSSKPGRGTIMGTKQAMRAANSRVSELATGNISGKHVRGSGDSDSGNDSGVNVSDDKSPIAMLPSPYSKITAPRRPQRYSSGHGSDNSSVLSGELPPAMGRTALFYHSGGSSGYESMIRDSEATGSASSAHDSMSESGMSSSGRTRSSKYPKKRANGFQRRRLIPAPLPDTSSLGKKAGTAGQWVDLPPMSGPLKEPFEIKVYEIDDVERLQRRRQEETTEQPFQDVDKGLQYFNSKLKMLERRQQQVRELRAKHEVLLEELEDTKARLMMDPSKWIGEFEVDQNLDKESPEYLEALAQATEELEFCVNLCKSRVMMVTCFDISMQTPGAQEGLCEVEV
- the kif26ab gene encoding kinesin-like protein KIF26A isoform X6, with product MDWKELAAQKLNLSSKRKKHQPSLLHPQEPSIYPTNFSGILQVSPPPAPPCLLRAVSKVKENPGMGKVKVMMRICPSLEAADSSESQSFLKVDSRKKQLTLYDPASSPHSSSGHRRSATVAVPKIFAFDAVFTQDASQAEVCSGTVAEVIQSVVNGADGCIFCFGQVKLGKTYTMIGKDSSTQSLGIVPCAISWLFKLINERKEKTGTRFSVRVSAVEIFGKDEELKDLLSEVSTGSVQEGQSPGIHLREDPICGTQLQNQSELRAPTAEKAAFFLDAAIAARSTSRPSADEEERRNSHMLFTLHIYQYRMEKSGKGGMSGGRSRLHLIDLGSCEKVLSKSRDGGGGLCLSLNALGNVIMALANGAKHVPYRDSKLTMLLRESLGNINCRTTMITHISDSPTNYADSLTTIQLASRIHRMRKKKSKYASSSSGGESSCEEGRIRRPPHLRPFHPRTVALDPDLPSMLSDPDYSSSSEQSCDTVIYVGPGGTAISDRELSDNEGPPAFVPIIPSLNKKKSAKEGPLDRDQFFKCNTFAELQERLECIDGSEEPTAFVGEGKRSQASPKTDKSKESQGSVSPKTVANISFTQEGISPKQSPKSVATQPSCSPNTKSKLDNAKTQCIPADRAPSDSVQNVCRTSADGEKALVSESRVITNKLATAAGPNSEPVVREKVYFNKKALPKPAPPPSSKENTDNEERSSTRMPPVGMSHQAVKRRDPYTSPLFRAPVEVCQVRSTLRERCLDRDILRATVTLQQPVELNGEDELVFTVVEELSIGSIVEKGRPSSIISFNSDCSLQALASGSRPVSIISSINDEFDAYTSAVGGSEVNVAAVPPLQEGAMECIDSRGSSISSWLSEVSVCTLESEGAPSTDVFLPQAKHMGPEATFYFDSLDMFHCVSSPRDAKNSLNDSGFSFSELDSDSAASSKLSLTKCPPSPESAKGSLRFTPKITKAHSLSSSQLPQGPSIVHSSLPRKIKPTSSISHSSSSSSSSSREPPRQEAKQEDPWQRSDNHSGPQFSDTGSTSKFLRNPPSGIPSSKTSNNNSVPRPPKVQGSTSSQRVVDGCEKSASNNPPSKMPQLRRGATTLGTVPVIHSSTDYKGTQDFIASTTSLKFSSLGKNNKANSQKASNLPKPGCTSPPPPPVRKSSLDHKTKTLLPQSALKSAYGEAGRASGARAAVSEDELEVRHRVDSTSFKTSSLNTAKVTSSLKARGPRGEAGQYYGSQMSLERCESLSLSGSRSALSRENSGASLGSSNGKSSKSIPRFGIPNSSSSPIATCPSSPSGGSLNRPGQVKASVNPRALGTVNGNKARSLSANNSKGLSSSTKSLATPVTRNTNANLPPSGRTSAPRTTAAVSSKPGRGTIMGTKQAMRAANSRVSELATGNISGKHVRGSGDSDSGNDSGVNVSDDKSPIAMLPSPYSKITAPRRPQRYSSGHGSDNSSVLSGELPPAMGRTALFYHSGGSSGYESMIRDSEATGSASSAHDSMSESGMSSSGRTRSSKYPKKRANGFQRRRLIPAPLPDTSSLGKKAGTAGQWVDLPPMSGPLKEPFEIKVYEIDDVERLQRRRQEETTEQPFQDVDKGLQYFNSKLKMLERRQQQVRELRAKHEVLLEELEDTKARLMMDPSKWIGEFEVDQNLDKESPEYLEALAQATEELEFCVNLCKSRVMMVTCFDISMQTPGAQEGLCEVEV